In the Methanobacterium alcaliphilum genome, one interval contains:
- a CDS encoding peptidase U32 family protein, translating to MVELLSPARDFPSLSAALENGADSVYVGIEGCNMRANVSNFTLETLKDAVTQCHKQDKKIYVCTNTIMKNKDITYFKKILPILHDLDVDALIISDLGALKLAIDKGIDVHMSIQSNISNVESLNLLEELGVKRVVLSRELSLFEIKEIRENTKLEIETFIHGAMCVAVSGRCFLSSYLYNKSANCGECLQPCRKKWKLESGEGEFLLDQRENGGYFMSPKDMCMIKHVPELIDAGIDAFKIEGRARPADYVATVTKVYNEAITSYEKGGREFNQQWMEELKKVFNRGFDTGFYFKTPYKTSTYNEATHIKKDIGSVVNYYKNVSAAEIKLWDDLLINDEIIIQGNKTGSVIQLVESMQIEGEDISKAKKGQNVGLKVTDRVRPNDIVYKRIKKI from the coding sequence ATGGTGGAATTGTTATCCCCGGCACGTGATTTTCCTTCATTAAGTGCTGCTTTAGAAAATGGTGCAGATTCAGTTTATGTGGGAATTGAAGGATGCAACATGAGGGCTAATGTTTCAAATTTCACACTTGAAACCTTAAAAGATGCAGTAACACAGTGCCATAAACAGGATAAGAAGATCTACGTCTGCACTAATACTATAATGAAAAATAAAGACATAACTTATTTTAAAAAGATTTTACCTATTCTCCATGACCTTGATGTTGATGCTCTGATTATCTCAGATTTGGGTGCCCTAAAACTTGCTATTGATAAAGGGATTGATGTCCATATGAGTATTCAATCCAATATATCTAATGTGGAATCATTGAATCTCCTGGAAGAATTAGGAGTAAAAAGGGTAGTTTTATCCCGGGAATTATCCCTTTTTGAGATAAAAGAGATTCGTGAAAACACAAAACTAGAAATTGAAACTTTTATACACGGGGCCATGTGTGTAGCTGTCTCTGGGCGCTGTTTTTTAAGTTCCTATCTTTATAATAAAAGTGCTAACTGTGGTGAGTGTCTACAACCCTGCCGGAAAAAATGGAAACTTGAATCCGGTGAAGGTGAATTTTTATTGGACCAAAGAGAAAATGGGGGCTATTTTATGTCTCCAAAAGATATGTGTATGATAAAACACGTTCCTGAACTTATAGATGCGGGTATTGATGCTTTTAAAATTGAAGGCAGGGCTAGACCTGCGGATTATGTTGCCACTGTGACAAAAGTGTATAATGAAGCCATTACTTCCTATGAAAAAGGAGGAAGGGAATTTAATCAACAATGGATGGAAGAATTAAAAAAAGTCTTTAACAGGGGCTTTGACACTGGATTTTATTTTAAAACTCCCTATAAAACCAGCACATATAATGAAGCAACCCACATAAAAAAGGACATCGGATCTGTGGTTAATTACTATAAAAATGTTTCTGCTGCAGAAATTAAATTATGGGACGACCTATTAATTAATGATGAGATCATTATTCAGGGAAATAAAACAGGATCTGTAATTCAGCTTGTTGAATCAATGCAAATTGAAGGTGAAGATATTTCAAAAGCCAAAAAAGGTCAAAATGTTGGTTTAAAGGTTACAGATAGAGTAAGGCCTAATGATATTGTTTATAAAAGAATTAAGAAAATTTAA
- the purF gene encoding amidophosphoribosyltransferase, with the protein MCGIVGIYSHNQSKNIASHIYYGLYALQHRGQESAGIATNDGCNLNTFHGMGLVCDVFNNGKIDGLNGNVGIGHVRYSTTGKSQLENSQPFFSEFQGGNIAIAHNGDIVNSMELRQELKAEGHHFRSTTDSEVICHMLSKEYIKQKNMVESIKSVSRQLIGSYSIVILVNSDLYVVRDPIGIKPLVLGEKGDLKMVASESVAFDVIGAKYTRDVKPGEILLLNDKITSYNMERTGKLPRAHCMFEYVYFARPDSILDRRNVYNVRLNIGKALYEEFPAKADVVMPVPDSAITAAIGYSRVSGLPYGEGLIKNRYIGRTFIMPTQEERESSVRLKMNPIKSELEGKSIVLVDDSIVRGTTSKSLIEVLRETGVKEVHLRVGCPPIISPCYYGIAMATKKELIAANKSVEQIKNDLGVDSLGYLSIDSLKKCIGIDEDKLCMGCLNGKYPTNLPKNIEEYESCRC; encoded by the coding sequence TTGTGTGGTATTGTAGGTATATATTCTCATAATCAATCTAAAAACATCGCATCCCATATTTACTATGGGCTTTATGCTTTACAGCATAGAGGTCAGGAATCTGCAGGTATAGCAACTAATGATGGTTGCAACTTAAATACATTCCATGGTATGGGATTAGTATGTGATGTATTTAATAATGGAAAAATTGATGGATTGAATGGTAACGTGGGTATCGGCCATGTTAGATATTCAACCACCGGAAAATCACAATTAGAAAATTCACAACCTTTTTTCAGTGAATTCCAGGGAGGAAATATTGCTATTGCTCATAATGGTGATATTGTAAATTCTATGGAACTGCGACAGGAACTGAAAGCAGAAGGCCATCACTTCAGATCAACAACTGATTCTGAAGTCATTTGCCATATGTTGAGCAAGGAATACATCAAACAGAAGAACATGGTTGAATCTATAAAAAGCGTATCCCGTCAATTAATTGGTTCGTATTCTATTGTTATATTAGTTAACAGCGATTTATATGTTGTTAGAGATCCAATTGGTATAAAACCATTAGTATTAGGGGAAAAAGGCGATCTGAAAATGGTTGCCTCTGAAAGTGTTGCTTTTGATGTAATTGGTGCAAAATATACGCGCGATGTAAAACCTGGTGAAATACTACTTTTAAATGATAAAATAACCAGTTATAATATGGAAAGGACAGGTAAACTTCCAAGAGCTCACTGCATGTTTGAATATGTTTATTTTGCAAGGCCTGATAGCATTTTAGATAGGCGTAATGTTTACAATGTGCGGTTAAATATTGGTAAGGCCCTTTATGAAGAATTCCCGGCTAAAGCTGATGTAGTAATGCCAGTTCCAGACTCTGCTATTACTGCTGCTATTGGGTATTCGCGGGTTTCAGGACTCCCTTATGGGGAAGGCTTAATAAAAAACCGTTACATTGGCCGAACATTTATCATGCCTACTCAGGAAGAGAGGGAATCATCAGTCCGGCTGAAAATGAATCCTATAAAATCGGAACTGGAAGGTAAAAGTATAGTTCTGGTGGATGATAGTATTGTCCGGGGAACCACCTCTAAATCTTTGATTGAAGTTTTAAGGGAAACTGGTGTTAAGGAAGTCCACCTTAGGGTAGGATGTCCCCCAATTATCTCACCATGTTACTATGGTATTGCAATGGCCACTAAAAAAGAGCTTATTGCAGCTAATAAATCTGTAGAACAAATTAAAAACGATTTAGGTGTGGATTCACTGGGTTATTTAAGTATTGATTCTCTTAAAAAGTGTATAGGTATTGATGAAGATAAATTATGTATGGGATGTCTTAATGGCAAGTACCCTACTAATCTTCCTAAAAACATAGAAGAATATGAATCATGCAGGTGTTAA
- a CDS encoding toprim domain-containing protein, which translates to MDNKSPIDVRIIVEGASDVESVSRAMQDVALGAEYHITISSIIPTTSLDIARRAVDGADVVLIATDVDAPGRELAEKFQDALKDQVGHLERMKFPYGHDVEYIDPLLIKDEIKNAIIRAGLSSITNIKHFRELETEMDDANDKIRQFSLENQDLLSENHNLAEKLEELSNLNQKLQSELEKVEGESSSLKKEYSRLESQYSHIHKRNLLEVFSIKKLWREAFDDILKDEDQIIFATNQFKPDNIVVGQGYISARSKEEALEWLKVIKTALIFIDPDKSEENKEDLEEEDNLDNRFQNIWD; encoded by the coding sequence ATGGATAATAAAAGCCCTATTGATGTTAGAATAATAGTAGAAGGTGCTTCTGACGTGGAAAGTGTTTCCCGAGCCATGCAGGACGTGGCTTTAGGGGCTGAATACCACATCACCATTTCTTCTATAATTCCCACAACCAGTCTAGACATAGCCCGTAGGGCTGTGGATGGTGCGGATGTGGTTTTAATTGCCACAGATGTGGATGCTCCAGGTAGAGAGCTAGCTGAAAAATTTCAAGACGCATTAAAAGATCAAGTAGGGCATTTGGAGCGAATGAAGTTTCCTTATGGCCATGATGTGGAATACATCGATCCGCTTTTAATAAAGGATGAAATTAAAAATGCTATCATTAGGGCAGGATTGTCATCTATAACTAATATTAAACATTTTAGAGAATTGGAAACGGAAATGGACGATGCGAATGATAAGATAAGGCAGTTTTCTTTGGAAAACCAGGACTTATTATCTGAAAATCATAACCTTGCTGAGAAACTGGAAGAATTATCCAACCTTAATCAAAAGCTACAAAGCGAGCTTGAAAAAGTTGAGGGCGAATCCAGTAGTCTTAAAAAAGAATACAGTCGGTTAGAATCTCAGTATTCTCATATCCATAAAAGAAATTTATTAGAAGTTTTTTCTATTAAAAAGCTTTGGAGAGAAGCTTTTGATGATATTTTAAAAGATGAAGATCAAATTATTTTTGCTACTAATCAATTTAAACCTGATAACATTGTCGTTGGACAGGGTTATATAAGTGCCCGGTCAAAAGAAGAAGCCCTTGAATGGCTAAAAGTTATAAAAACGGCATTAATTTTCATAGATCCAGATAAATCTGAAGAAAATAAAGAGGATTTAGAGGAAGAAGATAACTTAGATAATAGATTCCAGAATATATGGGATTAA
- a CDS encoding 50S ribosomal protein L37e has translation MKGTPSFGKRNKKTHIRCRRCGRNAYHVRKKICASCGFGKSKRIRSYNWQNKKVTTGIRLK, from the coding sequence ATGAAAGGTACACCATCATTTGGTAAGAGAAATAAAAAAACCCACATACGCTGTAGACGTTGTGGACGAAATGCTTATCATGTTCGCAAAAAAATTTGTGCTTCCTGCGGCTTTGGAAAATCCAAGCGAATAAGAAGTTACAACTGGCAGAACAAGAAGGTAACTACAGGTATAAGGTTGAAATAG
- a CDS encoding LSm family protein codes for MNAQKVNVQRPLDALGKSLNSPVLIKLKGEREFRGILKSFDLHMNLVLNDAEELEKGEITRRLGTVLIRGDNIVYISP; via the coding sequence ATGAATGCACAAAAAGTGAATGTACAAAGACCACTTGATGCATTAGGTAAATCATTAAACTCCCCTGTATTAATCAAACTCAAAGGTGAGCGTGAATTCAGAGGGATTTTAAAAAGTTTCGACTTACATATGAACTTAGTGTTAAATGATGCTGAAGAATTAGAGAAAGGTGAAATTACTAGACGATTGGGCACGGTTCTTATCCGTGGAGATAACATAGTATATATATCTCCCTGA
- a CDS encoding LL-diaminopimelate aminotransferase, with amino-acid sequence MKNHIQNLFSERIGGPGFGKEDVIYKFEKIKRAKQKAKLRYPDMELIDMGVGEPDEMADNTVVDTLCRETKRHENRGYADNGIQELKNQVPLYMDNVFGVKNLDGENEVIHAMGSKPALAYITAVFINPGDVTLMTTPGYPVTATHTQWYGGDVESLPLIEENNFLPDLDGIAPDIQQKAKLIYLNYPNNPTGAQATKKFYREVIDFAFENEVVVVQDAAYAALTYGEKPLSFLSIKDAKNVGVEIHSFSKAYNMTGWRLAFVAGNELVVKGFATVKDNFDSGQFIPIQKAGINCLKHPEITEKTRTKYERRLTKMVDILKEAGFKAKMPGGTFYLYIKTPEATKDGVKFNSAEEFSQFLIKEKLISTVPWDDAGSYVRMAACFEAFKDGELSIEEEDRILNEIKTRLTDVEFIF; translated from the coding sequence ATGAAAAACCATATTCAAAATCTTTTTTCTGAGCGAATTGGCGGGCCAGGATTTGGCAAAGAAGATGTAATTTACAAGTTTGAAAAAATTAAAAGAGCCAAACAAAAGGCTAAACTTAGGTATCCTGATATGGAACTCATTGACATGGGTGTAGGGGAACCTGATGAAATGGCAGATAATACAGTAGTTGATACATTATGTAGAGAGACAAAGCGCCATGAAAACAGGGGATATGCAGATAATGGCATTCAAGAACTAAAAAACCAGGTACCATTATACATGGATAATGTTTTTGGAGTAAAGAATCTGGATGGTGAAAATGAAGTAATTCATGCCATGGGATCCAAACCTGCTCTAGCTTACATTACAGCCGTATTTATAAATCCGGGGGATGTAACTTTAATGACCACCCCGGGTTATCCAGTAACTGCAACCCATACTCAGTGGTATGGCGGTGATGTGGAATCATTACCTTTAATTGAAGAAAATAATTTCTTGCCTGATTTAGACGGCATTGCTCCTGATATTCAACAAAAAGCTAAACTAATTTATTTAAATTATCCTAATAACCCCACCGGTGCCCAGGCAACTAAAAAATTTTATAGAGAAGTAATTGATTTTGCATTTGAAAATGAGGTGGTTGTTGTTCAGGATGCAGCATACGCTGCTTTAACTTACGGAGAAAAACCACTTTCTTTTCTTTCAATTAAAGATGCAAAAAATGTTGGGGTGGAAATTCACAGCTTTTCAAAAGCATATAATATGACTGGCTGGAGATTAGCATTTGTTGCAGGAAATGAACTTGTAGTTAAAGGATTTGCAACAGTTAAAGATAATTTTGACAGTGGACAGTTCATACCCATCCAAAAAGCAGGAATAAACTGCTTAAAACATCCAGAAATCACTGAGAAAACCAGAACCAAATACGAGAGAAGACTCACCAAGATGGTTGATATATTAAAAGAGGCTGGATTTAAGGCAAAGATGCCTGGAGGTACATTTTATCTTTATATAAAAACACCCGAGGCAACTAAAGATGGTGTTAAATTCAACAGTGCTGAAGAATTTTCCCAGTTTTTAATAAAAGAAAAATTGATTTCCACAGTTCCCTGGGATGATGCCGGAAGTTATGTGCGTATGGCGGCATGCTTCGAAGCTTTTAAAGATGGTGAATTATCCATTGAAGAAGAAGATAGGATATTAAATGAGATTAAAACAAGACTTACTGATGTGGAATTCATATTTTAA
- a CDS encoding DUF1947 domain-containing protein, with protein MKIKKRYFLQKKKLKKILNELGSYSVLIPSNAKVEMLEVDPHDIILVDGIPAIMLINDKPFPTLKGALTLKLSSNYVVVDMGAVKFMANGADVMSPGVVDADPGIKEGDTVVIMDETHRKPLAIGISVISGSEMVENDKGKAAKTIHHIGDKIWDLDA; from the coding sequence TTGAAGATTAAAAAAAGATATTTTCTCCAGAAAAAGAAGCTTAAAAAAATATTAAATGAATTAGGTAGTTACTCTGTTTTAATCCCATCCAATGCTAAGGTGGAGATGCTGGAAGTGGATCCTCACGATATCATCCTCGTAGATGGAATCCCTGCTATTATGTTAATAAATGATAAACCATTCCCTACATTAAAAGGTGCCTTAACTCTGAAATTATCATCTAATTATGTGGTGGTGGATATGGGTGCTGTTAAATTCATGGCAAATGGTGCAGATGTTATGAGTCCGGGAGTGGTTGATGCAGATCCTGGAATAAAAGAAGGAGATACTGTAGTAATCATGGATGAAACTCATCGCAAACCATTAGCTATTGGAATAAGTGTTATCTCTGGTAGTGAAATGGTTGAAAATGATAAAGGAAAAGCAGCTAAAACAATCCATCATATTGGAGATAAAATCTGGGATTTAGATGCTTAA
- the arfB gene encoding 2-amino-5-formylamino-6-ribosylaminopyrimidin-4(3H)-one 5'-monophosphate deformylase has translation MVELRYGAGNVISPEVHSIGILALGSHLENHGPALPIDTDAKIASYLALESSFQTGAKFLGVLYAATEFDYIKHGKHISVKELVEHRLKPTLISAKKCLDIDKVVIVNGHGGNVPVKDYLDDLKEELDMEIVFNNKIVEIEGPHAGSGELSMGSILGILDPRYISESCDFKKYPEVGMCGFHEARELDEGIDKGAKLVESKGLMLDPILGHSLLDDAITNIKKDVKNLLKEDF, from the coding sequence ATGGTAGAACTACGTTACGGTGCAGGAAATGTAATTTCTCCTGAAGTCCATAGTATAGGAATACTAGCTTTAGGTTCTCATTTAGAAAACCATGGCCCTGCACTCCCTATTGACACTGACGCAAAAATTGCATCATATTTAGCTTTAGAATCTTCTTTTCAAACAGGAGCCAAATTTTTAGGAGTATTATATGCTGCTACTGAATTTGATTATATTAAACATGGAAAGCACATCTCTGTAAAAGAATTGGTAGAACACCGATTGAAACCCACATTAATTTCAGCAAAAAAATGTTTAGATATTGATAAAGTAGTGATAGTAAATGGACACGGCGGCAATGTACCTGTTAAAGATTATCTTGATGATCTTAAAGAAGAACTGGATATGGAGATAGTTTTTAACAACAAAATAGTGGAAATTGAGGGCCCTCATGCCGGTTCTGGAGAACTATCCATGGGTTCCATCCTGGGGATACTGGATCCCAGGTATATAAGTGAAAGCTGTGATTTTAAAAAATATCCGGAAGTGGGGATGTGCGGTTTTCACGAGGCACGTGAGTTAGATGAAGGAATAGATAAGGGTGCTAAACTTGTAGAATCAAAAGGTTTGATGTTAGATCCAATATTAGGTCACTCTCTCCTTGATGATGCAATTACAAATATAAAAAAAGATGTTAAAAACCTTTTAAAAGAAGATTTTTAG
- a CDS encoding response regulator has protein sequence MKVMIVEDDAIINLSLRHFLMSKGWDVIDSADTYDKAMNIALEKRPDVILMDIQLKEDKSGMDAALELKKHYDPYIIFCTAYNDPELLEEAEKLKCPYFIKPLQKDDIHKTIINFKKKNKTQ, from the coding sequence ATGAAGGTTATGATTGTAGAGGACGATGCCATAATTAACTTAAGCTTAAGGCATTTTTTAATGAGTAAAGGATGGGATGTTATTGATAGTGCTGATACTTATGATAAAGCAATGAATATTGCCTTGGAAAAAAGGCCGGATGTGATCCTTATGGATATTCAGTTAAAAGAAGATAAGTCCGGTATGGATGCTGCATTGGAACTTAAAAAACATTACGATCCGTATATAATATTCTGCACAGCTTACAATGATCCAGAACTTCTTGAAGAGGCAGAAAAATTGAAATGCCCTTATTTTATTAAACCTTTGCAAAAAGATGATATTCATAAGACTATAATTAATTTCAAAAAAAAGAATAAGACTCAGTAA
- a CDS encoding DEAD/DEAH box helicase, giving the protein MIILRKKKKILELYPIGSPKGALNSRRKPEFYGYIKFKRTPSALKINRFVVKKDKEEVLPPAEAVKLFRKQAVFLVEKDAETQEFLESLNIKFRRTRICHHCTLEGNITIINSKSSFKYHDQNICRLCAEEVIKREIKYRGLDKKTFKNFKRILDKTGNLDVVLKVLDPNFDPIKNSNLTLFDKITTSSDKDMPKLNIEQLNIPEKFKISLKRQGSKTLLPVQYLAVDNGLLEGESMLVVSATASGKTLIGELAGIPRALNGEKFIFLTPLVALANQKYRDFKKRYSNLGLKPAIKVGMSRIKAREEIKLPEEKIKDSDIIVGTYEGIDFMLRSGKSFLLENLGTVVIDEIHMLDDEERGPRLNGLIKRLKTLFPNIQLIGLSATVQNPQEIAHAFGLKLVEYDRRPVPLERHLVFTRSEEEKKSLIARFSRQEFKNKSNKGFHGQTIIFTNSRRKTHLIANYLNRNRLNAAAYHAGLSYFQKERIEKDFAKQEISTVVTTAALAAGVDFPASQVIFETLTMGNKWITPNEFSQMLGRAGRPSYHDRGIVYLLPEIGLSFEDETEEAKALQLLESDVDPVNVYYSEDDSLEHVLADVCAGSVSSTEQLSKIYAGVPLPIDPAKAIGILESYGLLKIDKGIIKHTDYGKAVAMSFLNVEDAEYIRTHLKKKSKKSPLEIALSLEPFESAYLSSRIHTQLSRALKTNFSTRLFADSTLDIISSGENLAKLDHNFQQALINIQMDFLTCKCKDRPFCNCLQDELSLKIIKQRLKKQDPVDITRRLLQKYQIHAYPGDIFSWLDSIVRTLDAVRRVALAFNNHKKAKECLKIIKIIEKG; this is encoded by the coding sequence ATGATAATTTTAAGAAAAAAGAAGAAGATATTGGAACTATATCCAATAGGCAGTCCTAAAGGTGCATTAAATTCTCGAAGAAAACCTGAATTTTATGGATATATAAAATTTAAAAGAACTCCATCAGCTCTTAAAATAAATCGTTTTGTCGTAAAAAAGGATAAGGAAGAAGTTCTACCTCCCGCAGAAGCAGTGAAACTATTTAGAAAACAAGCTGTTTTTTTAGTTGAAAAGGATGCCGAAACCCAGGAATTTTTAGAATCATTAAATATTAAATTCCGCCGAACAAGAATTTGCCATCACTGCACATTGGAAGGAAATATTACTATTATTAATTCCAAATCATCTTTCAAGTATCATGATCAGAATATCTGTCGTTTATGTGCTGAAGAAGTAATTAAACGAGAAATTAAGTACAGAGGTTTGGATAAAAAAACTTTTAAAAACTTTAAGAGAATACTGGATAAAACAGGGAATCTTGATGTTGTATTGAAAGTTTTAGATCCTAATTTTGATCCAATAAAAAATTCCAATCTCACTCTCTTTGATAAGATCACAACCTCTTCTGATAAAGATATGCCAAAATTAAACATAGAACAGTTAAATATCCCTGAAAAATTTAAAATATCTCTTAAAAGACAGGGTAGTAAAACATTGCTACCGGTACAGTACTTGGCAGTAGATAATGGTCTTTTAGAAGGTGAAAGTATGCTGGTGGTTTCGGCCACAGCCAGTGGTAAGACTTTAATAGGAGAATTGGCAGGGATACCTCGAGCACTTAATGGTGAAAAATTCATTTTCTTAACACCATTGGTGGCACTGGCTAATCAAAAATACAGGGATTTTAAGAAGAGATATAGTAATTTGGGATTAAAACCAGCCATTAAAGTAGGTATGAGTAGAATAAAAGCTCGAGAGGAAATAAAACTCCCTGAAGAAAAAATAAAAGATTCAGATATTATTGTGGGCACTTATGAAGGTATAGATTTCATGCTTAGATCTGGAAAATCGTTCCTTTTAGAAAATTTAGGCACAGTTGTAATTGATGAAATTCACATGTTAGATGATGAAGAAAGAGGCCCCCGTCTTAATGGACTTATAAAAAGATTGAAAACTCTTTTTCCAAATATTCAACTTATTGGGCTTTCTGCAACAGTCCAAAATCCTCAAGAAATTGCCCACGCATTTGGACTCAAACTGGTGGAATATGATAGGCGCCCGGTTCCTTTAGAGAGACATCTTGTATTTACCCGCAGTGAAGAAGAAAAAAAGAGTTTAATTGCCCGTTTTTCTAGACAAGAATTCAAAAACAAATCAAATAAAGGGTTTCATGGTCAAACTATAATATTCACTAACTCCAGACGAAAAACCCATCTCATAGCTAATTATTTAAACCGAAATAGGCTTAATGCTGCTGCATACCATGCTGGTCTATCTTACTTTCAAAAAGAACGTATTGAAAAAGATTTTGCCAAACAGGAGATATCTACTGTAGTCACCACTGCTGCTTTAGCTGCGGGTGTTGATTTCCCAGCATCCCAGGTAATATTTGAAACCCTTACCATGGGCAATAAATGGATTACTCCTAATGAATTCTCCCAAATGTTGGGACGCGCTGGAAGACCATCTTACCACGATAGGGGAATAGTTTACTTACTTCCAGAAATCGGCCTGAGTTTTGAGGATGAAACTGAAGAAGCAAAAGCCCTGCAACTACTTGAAAGTGATGTTGATCCAGTAAATGTATACTATTCTGAAGACGACAGCCTGGAACATGTACTGGCTGATGTATGTGCAGGAAGTGTTTCTTCTACAGAGCAATTATCTAAAATTTATGCAGGAGTGCCTTTACCCATAGACCCTGCTAAGGCAATTGGTATATTAGAATCTTATGGCCTTTTAAAGATAGATAAGGGCATTATAAAACATACTGACTATGGAAAAGCAGTTGCTATGTCATTTTTAAATGTGGAAGATGCAGAATATATTCGAACCCACTTGAAAAAGAAATCAAAGAAAAGCCCACTTGAAATTGCGTTGTCTCTAGAACCATTTGAAAGTGCATATTTATCCAGCAGAATTCATACTCAATTAAGCAGAGCCCTAAAAACTAATTTTTCAACCAGATTATTTGCAGATTCCACCTTAGATATTATATCTTCTGGAGAAAATCTGGCTAAACTCGACCATAATTTTCAGCAAGCTCTTATAAATATACAAATGGACTTTTTGACCTGTAAATGTAAAGATCGACCTTTTTGTAATTGTCTGCAAGATGAACTGTCTTTGAAAATTATAAAACAACGTCTCAAAAAACAAGATCCTGTTGATATAACCAGAAGATTACTGCAAAAATATCAAATACATGCTTATCCAGGGGATATTTTTTCATGGTTAGATTCAATAGTAAGAACTCTCGATGCAGTTAGAAGGGTAGCTTTAGCTTTTAATAACCATAAAAAAGCAAAAGAATGCTTGAAAATTATTAAAATCATTGAAAAAGGTTAA